The following are encoded in a window of Meiothermus sp. CFH 77666 genomic DNA:
- the nuoK gene encoding NADH-quinone oxidoreductase subunit NuoK, translating to MIWLVASALLFSIGAYGALTRRTAILVFLSIELMLNAAALSLISFSKLSGSLDAQVVVLFIIAIAAAEVAVGLGLIVAIFRRRETTSVDALRQLRG from the coding sequence ATGATCTGGCTGGTAGCTTCCGCTTTGTTGTTCTCGATTGGGGCTTATGGTGCGCTGACCCGGCGTACCGCTATTCTGGTGTTCCTTTCTATCGAGCTGATGCTAAACGCGGCTGCACTCTCGCTGATTAGTTTCTCCAAGCTCTCAGGCAGTCTGGATGCGCAGGTGGTGGTGCTCTTTATCATCGCCATTGCAGCCGCCGAGGTAGCGGTGGGCCTGGGTCTGATTGTGGCCATCTTCCGCCGCCGCGAGACCACGAGTGTGGACGCGCTGCGGCAACTGAGGGGGTAA
- a CDS encoding proton-conducting transporter membrane subunit, which translates to MLTLYMLVGFATVLSLLAFVISREANRIVTVAGLVLAGLFCVVGWGQTVEAFGGLYRFDTLARGLTLVAILGGLWALLLGPAKKFEFPLLVLFAATGMHIMASSPNLVVLVIALEVFSLPLYVLATWQRDEKGFEAGLKYFLLGALGAAIFLYGIALYFGATGSFMAGAPGSGPLYIAGLLLIMAAFAFKTAMVPFQWWSPDVYQGSPTVVTLFMATAVKAAAFAAMLRVFTPEGLEAWGVGMAVLIALSTLFGNLGALAQTEAKRLFAYSSIANAGYIGLGLFGPTGQATIPFYLLTYGLATGLIFAVLSMLSNQDVPLERLRGLWYRKPLLGGAMGLGILSVLGLPPLAGFWAKYLVFQEAARAGLYGLVVLALVTSAIGAYYYLKTFFLIFSKPTPVQEAEDREAEAALAQFGSSEAPGIPVAAAPMGLTQGLMAPAAQMSAPSLGILLAAMGLLGLLSVLPGLGLRAFSAGLSQAVAAVSITAPPSGATLIAGSYTLQGTGKPGETLELFDNGNPLGVVTVGPDGRWSFSLPASALALGGHTYEARRPGQTPGARVDVNVTVPSEPTFVGLSDGATVAATGFTLRGTARPGQVVEIFEDGASLGRITADANGQWSLNVPPPPGGTRVYEVRPEGAASGARISLVVPEAQAGAICSQSFALSNLQAGGTVSRPFRFGGVGSASSYTVLVRRGDRIIGRKEIPLSAACGWSYFSDPGPGEITYEVRETGKPETEPPLTTITLKVQ; encoded by the coding sequence ATGCTGACCCTGTACATGCTGGTGGGCTTCGCCACGGTACTGTCGCTCTTGGCCTTTGTAATCTCCCGTGAGGCCAACCGCATCGTGACGGTGGCAGGTTTGGTGCTGGCGGGTTTGTTTTGTGTGGTGGGCTGGGGCCAGACGGTTGAGGCCTTTGGGGGGCTGTACCGCTTCGATACCCTGGCCCGGGGCCTGACCCTGGTGGCCATTCTGGGCGGCCTGTGGGCCTTGCTTCTGGGGCCAGCCAAAAAGTTCGAGTTTCCGCTGCTGGTGCTGTTTGCGGCCACCGGCATGCACATTATGGCAAGCAGCCCCAACCTGGTGGTGCTGGTGATTGCCCTCGAGGTCTTCTCGCTGCCCCTGTATGTGCTGGCTACCTGGCAGCGCGACGAAAAAGGCTTTGAGGCGGGCCTGAAGTACTTTTTGCTGGGGGCTTTGGGGGCGGCCATTTTTCTGTACGGCATCGCCCTCTACTTTGGCGCAACCGGTAGCTTTATGGCAGGGGCTCCCGGCTCCGGGCCCCTCTACATCGCGGGCTTGCTCCTGATTATGGCGGCCTTTGCCTTCAAGACCGCCATGGTGCCCTTCCAGTGGTGGTCGCCCGATGTGTACCAGGGCAGCCCCACCGTAGTGACGCTGTTCATGGCCACGGCGGTAAAGGCGGCGGCCTTTGCGGCCATGTTGCGGGTCTTCACCCCGGAGGGTCTGGAAGCCTGGGGGGTGGGGATGGCGGTGCTGATCGCCCTCAGTACCCTGTTCGGGAACCTGGGGGCGCTAGCCCAGACCGAGGCCAAGCGGCTTTTTGCCTACTCCTCCATCGCCAATGCGGGCTACATCGGGCTGGGGCTCTTTGGCCCTACCGGACAGGCCACCATTCCCTTTTACCTGCTGACCTATGGGCTGGCCACAGGGCTCATTTTTGCGGTGCTCTCGATGCTCTCCAACCAGGACGTGCCCTTAGAGCGCCTGCGCGGCCTGTGGTATCGCAAGCCCCTGCTGGGCGGGGCAATGGGGCTGGGCATCCTTTCGGTGCTGGGGTTGCCGCCCCTGGCCGGGTTCTGGGCCAAGTATCTGGTCTTCCAGGAGGCGGCGCGGGCGGGTCTTTATGGGCTGGTGGTGCTGGCCCTGGTGACCTCGGCTATTGGGGCCTACTACTACCTCAAGACCTTCTTCCTGATTTTCAGCAAGCCCACCCCCGTGCAGGAGGCCGAAGACCGCGAGGCCGAGGCCGCCCTGGCCCAGTTTGGCAGCTCGGAAGCGCCGGGCATTCCGGTTGCGGCGGCCCCCATGGGCCTGACCCAGGGTTTGATGGCGCCGGCGGCGCAGATGAGTGCGCCCTCGCTGGGCATTTTGTTGGCTGCGATGGGTCTCTTGGGCCTGCTCTCGGTTTTGCCGGGACTGGGCTTGCGAGCCTTTAGCGCGGGCCTGTCGCAGGCAGTGGCTGCCGTGAGCATTACCGCACCCCCAAGCGGCGCAACCCTGATTGCTGGAAGCTATACGCTACAAGGCACCGGCAAGCCAGGGGAGACCCTCGAGCTCTTTGACAATGGCAACCCCCTGGGGGTGGTGACGGTGGGCCCTGATGGGCGGTGGAGCTTCTCCTTGCCTGCTTCGGCTCTAGCTCTAGGAGGGCACACCTACGAGGCGCGTAGGCCGGGACAAACCCCTGGAGCCCGCGTAGATGTAAACGTAACGGTGCCATCCGAGCCCACTTTCGTGGGTCTGTCTGATGGCGCTACGGTTGCCGCTACGGGCTTTACCCTGCGGGGTACGGCCCGGCCGGGCCAGGTGGTCGAAATCTTCGAGGACGGCGCCAGCTTAGGGCGGATTACTGCCGATGCCAACGGGCAGTGGAGCCTGAATGTCCCGCCGCCTCCGGGCGGAACCCGGGTGTATGAGGTGCGGCCTGAAGGCGCTGCCTCGGGGGCTCGAATCTCGCTGGTGGTGCCCGAGGCCCAGGCAGGGGCCATCTGTAGCCAGAGCTTCGCACTCTCGAACCTGCAAGCGGGGGGTACGGTCTCGAGGCCCTTCCGCTTTGGCGGGGTGGGCTCGGCCAGCAGCTACACCGTGCTGGTGCGGCGCGGCGATCGGATCATCGGGCGCAAGGAGATTCCGCTCAGCGCGGCTTGCGGCTGGAGCTACTTCTCCGACCCCGGCCCCGGCGAGATTACCTACGAGGTGCGCGAGACCGGCAAGCCCGAGACCGAACCGCCGCTCACTACCATCACCCTGAAGGTGCAGTAG
- a CDS encoding NADH-quinone oxidoreductase subunit J, with amino-acid sequence MSVGLWEILALLLLIGSGLAVVRLQNAVHAALALIANFLVVAGVYVALEARFVAMIQIIVYAGAIVVLFLFVIMLLSAASANVGQDLMPRLPWVAGLGAIGLAGLLTFAVTRFQPPANAPALGGGLPQALGPLLYDPEKWLYALLVVGFLLLVATVAAVVLIEPERIIAATGHPAHPRQDKMPTPPIAEQKDEKAVVKR; translated from the coding sequence GCGGCCTGGCGGTGGTACGGCTGCAGAATGCCGTCCATGCTGCACTGGCCCTGATAGCCAATTTCCTGGTGGTGGCGGGCGTATATGTGGCCCTCGAGGCCCGCTTTGTGGCCATGATTCAGATTATCGTCTATGCCGGGGCCATCGTGGTGCTGTTTCTGTTTGTGATCATGCTGCTCTCGGCAGCCAGCGCCAATGTGGGGCAAGACCTGATGCCCCGGCTGCCCTGGGTGGCGGGGCTGGGTGCTATCGGCCTGGCCGGGCTGCTGACCTTTGCGGTTACCCGGTTTCAGCCGCCAGCCAATGCGCCCGCTCTGGGCGGCGGGTTGCCCCAGGCCCTGGGGCCGCTGCTCTACGACCCCGAAAAGTGGCTCTACGCACTCCTGGTGGTGGGCTTCTTGTTGCTGGTGGCTACGGTGGCGGCAGTGGTGCTGATTGAACCAGAGCGTATTATCGCAGCGACCGGCCACCCAGCCCATCCCCGCCAGGACAAAATGCCCACCCCCCCGATTGCTGAACAAAAAGATGAGAAGGCGGTGGTGAAGCGATGA
- the nuoL gene encoding NADH-quinone oxidoreductase subunit L has translation MQETLLLPLIIALPLLGFVILGLSGKRIGEPLAGWLASLLVLGSFLLGLFLLLQGGAKWTLAEWLPGIPFSLNLDNLSGVMLMVVAGVGLLIHVWAIGYMHGDPGYSRFFSYFNLFIAAMLVLILGDSLPVVFIGWEGVGLASYLLIGFWYHERVNADSARKAFIVNRIGDLGFLLAMGLLWSMFGTLSISELVEKVEAGGYSFTTLTLAGFFLLIGAIGKSAQVPLMVWLPDAMAGPTPVSALIHAATMVTAGVYLLVRHAFILHGDGFLAGLIVAVGLLTAFYGALCSLGQWDIKRIVAYTTLSQLGFMFVAVGVGAYWVAIFHIVTHAFFKALMFMTSGSVIHALGGEQDVRQMGGMRKYLPATHLHGLVATFASGGLVPLAGFWSKDAILAYSFEFGPWLWVLMLGASVLAALYSIRWYVLVFWGEYRGKAHPHESPAVMLWPNHILMGGALGVGFMGLPYVIDYKNFIEPYLNKAIGDFPHEKLPVVTEWVLIIISAVVAIAALWWGFRYFQQKMPAWYERFQTAALQGFYADAVYNALLVNPAKGLAELLFGGDKGLLSGFAGLGSLMGGLGGLLAKLETGALRFYLAGLLLALVLLLGWGVLR, from the coding sequence GTGCAAGAGACCCTTCTTCTACCCCTAATCATTGCACTCCCCTTGCTGGGGTTTGTGATTCTGGGTTTGTCTGGCAAGCGCATCGGTGAACCTCTGGCAGGTTGGCTTGCCTCGTTGTTGGTTCTAGGCAGTTTTTTGCTGGGTTTGTTCTTGTTGTTGCAAGGCGGTGCTAAATGGACGCTGGCCGAGTGGCTACCGGGCATTCCCTTCAGCCTGAACCTGGACAACCTCTCGGGCGTCATGCTGATGGTGGTGGCCGGGGTCGGCTTACTGATCCACGTCTGGGCCATTGGCTATATGCACGGCGACCCCGGATATAGCCGCTTTTTCAGCTACTTCAACCTGTTTATCGCGGCCATGCTGGTACTCATTCTGGGCGACAGCCTGCCGGTGGTGTTTATCGGCTGGGAAGGGGTCGGGCTGGCCTCTTACCTGCTGATTGGTTTCTGGTACCACGAGCGGGTCAACGCCGACTCGGCCCGTAAAGCCTTCATCGTCAACCGCATTGGCGACCTGGGCTTTTTGCTGGCCATGGGCCTTTTGTGGAGCATGTTTGGCACCCTTTCTATCTCCGAGCTGGTGGAGAAAGTAGAAGCTGGAGGCTATAGCTTCACCACCCTCACGCTGGCGGGCTTCTTCTTGCTCATCGGGGCTATAGGCAAAAGCGCCCAGGTGCCCCTGATGGTCTGGTTGCCCGACGCCATGGCAGGCCCCACGCCGGTCTCGGCGCTGATTCACGCTGCCACGATGGTTACGGCGGGGGTCTATCTGCTGGTGCGCCATGCCTTTATCCTGCACGGCGATGGTTTCCTGGCGGGCCTGATTGTGGCCGTTGGTCTTCTAACCGCATTCTATGGCGCTCTGTGTTCGCTGGGCCAGTGGGATATCAAGCGCATCGTGGCCTATACAACCCTTTCGCAACTTGGCTTCATGTTTGTGGCGGTGGGGGTGGGGGCCTACTGGGTGGCCATCTTCCACATCGTGACCCACGCCTTCTTCAAGGCCCTGATGTTCATGACCTCCGGCTCGGTGATTCACGCCCTGGGGGGTGAGCAGGACGTGCGGCAGATGGGCGGGATGCGCAAGTACCTGCCGGCCACGCACCTGCACGGCCTGGTGGCTACCTTTGCCTCGGGCGGTCTGGTGCCCCTGGCCGGTTTCTGGTCGAAGGATGCCATTCTGGCCTATTCCTTCGAGTTTGGCCCCTGGCTCTGGGTGCTGATGCTGGGTGCTTCGGTGCTGGCGGCGCTTTACTCGATCCGCTGGTATGTGCTGGTCTTCTGGGGTGAGTACCGGGGCAAGGCGCACCCCCACGAGAGCCCGGCGGTGATGCTCTGGCCGAACCACATCCTGATGGGTGGGGCGCTGGGAGTGGGCTTTATGGGGCTGCCCTACGTGATTGACTACAAGAACTTTATTGAGCCCTACCTGAATAAGGCCATCGGGGACTTCCCCCACGAGAAGCTGCCGGTGGTCACCGAATGGGTACTGATTATCATCTCCGCAGTGGTGGCGATAGCTGCCCTGTGGTGGGGTTTCCGCTACTTCCAGCAGAAGATGCCCGCCTGGTATGAGCGTTTCCAGACGGCGGCCTTGCAGGGCTTTTATGCCGATGCTGTGTACAACGCCCTGCTGGTGAACCCGGCCAAGGGGCTGGCCGAACTGCTTTTTGGCGGCGACAAGGGTCTGCTCAGCGGCTTTGCGGGGCTGGGTAGCCTGATGGGCGGGCTGGGCGGTCTGCTGGCGAAGCTCGAGACTGGCGCCCTGCGCTTTTACCTGGCCGGGTTGCTCCTGGCGCTGGTACTGCTGTTGGGCTGGGGGGTGTTGCGATGA
- a CDS encoding NADH-quinone oxidoreductase subunit M gives MIHVGLWLPLLAGLLLLIMPGLGRSFAVASAAISLGISLVLFAGYGGQGVAYASQTPFLPEAGVYYALGLDGAGLLFWIAVSLVVLLGVWIADVPVRFLAYTLMMQTGLLGIFAAQDLIFFYFFFEATLIPSLLMLWFYGGAERLRAIYTFALFTLVGSLPMLAAIFAVRFLGGADSFLYTDLAANPLTGQTAVLAFLGFMVALAVKTPLFPLHAWLPSFHQQNHPSGLADAMGTLYKVGVFAFFKWAIPLMPDGFREWQGLLLFLAAFGAIYAAWVAFSAPDWKTLLAYAGVSHMGVAALGLFSGNSEGTVGALYLLGASMVYGSAMFLFIGLVYKRTGNLETSPVRGLAKHAPALYVLGMFLLMAMIGLPGLSGFPGELMALLGAYKVSPWLTFVAFLAVIAAAAYALTAFQKLFQENAQAQAVPDLDSREWGFAAVTVAVLLLMGLYPKLFTVYLEPLGKALAALFGGAS, from the coding sequence ATGATTCATGTTGGACTGTGGTTACCCCTCCTGGCGGGTCTGCTCTTGCTCATCATGCCCGGTCTGGGCCGTAGTTTTGCCGTTGCCTCGGCGGCCATTAGCCTGGGGATCTCGCTGGTGCTATTTGCGGGTTACGGTGGGCAGGGTGTGGCTTATGCCAGCCAGACACCCTTCCTACCCGAGGCAGGGGTCTACTATGCGCTGGGGCTGGATGGTGCGGGGCTGCTCTTTTGGATTGCGGTGAGCCTGGTGGTCTTGCTGGGGGTCTGGATTGCCGATGTGCCGGTGCGCTTTCTGGCGTACACCCTGATGATGCAGACCGGTTTGCTGGGTATTTTTGCCGCGCAGGATCTGATCTTCTTCTACTTCTTCTTCGAGGCCACACTGATTCCCTCGCTCCTGATGCTCTGGTTTTACGGGGGTGCAGAGCGGCTTCGGGCCATCTATACCTTTGCCCTCTTTACCCTGGTGGGTTCGCTGCCCATGCTGGCCGCTATCTTTGCGGTGCGCTTTTTGGGCGGGGCGGATAGCTTCCTCTATACCGACCTGGCGGCCAACCCGCTCACCGGGCAGACCGCTGTGCTGGCCTTCCTGGGCTTTATGGTGGCGCTGGCGGTCAAGACCCCGCTTTTCCCCCTGCACGCCTGGCTGCCCAGTTTCCACCAGCAGAACCACCCCTCGGGTCTGGCCGACGCCATGGGCACTTTGTACAAGGTGGGTGTCTTCGCCTTCTTCAAATGGGCCATTCCCCTGATGCCCGATGGCTTCCGCGAGTGGCAGGGCTTGCTCCTGTTCCTGGCGGCTTTTGGGGCTATCTATGCGGCCTGGGTGGCTTTTAGCGCCCCTGACTGGAAAACCCTGCTGGCCTACGCCGGGGTTTCGCACATGGGTGTGGCGGCTCTGGGCCTCTTTAGTGGCAATAGCGAGGGTACGGTAGGGGCCCTGTATCTGCTGGGGGCTTCGATGGTGTACGGTTCGGCTATGTTCTTGTTCATTGGGCTGGTTTACAAACGGACGGGGAACCTCGAGACCTCCCCGGTGCGCGGCCTGGCTAAACACGCGCCGGCCCTTTACGTGCTGGGCATGTTCTTGCTGATGGCCATGATTGGGCTGCCGGGGCTCTCGGGCTTTCCGGGCGAGCTGATGGCCCTGCTGGGGGCCTACAAGGTTTCACCCTGGCTGACCTTTGTGGCCTTCCTGGCGGTGATTGCGGCGGCGGCCTATGCCCTCACCGCCTTCCAGAAACTTTTCCAGGAAAATGCCCAGGCCCAGGCGGTGCCCGACCTGGACTCCCGCGAATGGGGTTTTGCCGCCGTCACGGTGGCTGTGCTGCTTTTGATGGGGCTGTACCCGAAGCTCTTCACCGTGTACCTCGAGCCCCTGGGCAAGGCCCTGGCCGCGCTTTTTGGAGGTGCATCATGA
- a CDS encoding glycerol-3-phosphate acyltransferase, producing MTVVLAILAYLIGSLPLGYWVIRRLTGQDPRLASAYNLGLENTLKLLGTGPALLAWGLDFFKGLLAVWMGGQFGLSWAVVFALLVYLGHLYPPRFLAEGALLRGRGAGVLVGVVLGLYLSGLSYLLTLAVLLVAVVGLFLSRYASLAAMYIPATLALVLTFEPVSGWAKLAAWVLLFVTLWRYKENIGRMLEGTEPRLGEPLPLPTDKTVVCAFMIHPLTVEDLFQSPRFRWAKPLVERGLIRQSLVENLAEAIRPMKVGELRGVKTTDGREIRCHLLSAPLLPQQITSKPELATQRAIQGARLAKELGCTVVGLGAFWSVVGEKGKIVQEAVPEIQVTNGGAYTAGTVKAAIPGILAHFEQTGRKLKQATAAVVGANGVVAFGIARQIAPLVGRLILVGRNLERLEKSAATLKQNLERKGQPVPEILTTLDIAAIKEADLIFTATSDPSAIIFPEHIKPGAWIYDEGVPPDVDDSVRQVPGVRVIPGGVVRPPGPMTGNLDLHFGEGAVPACLAETMILAAEGAYERKSLGGETKSENIQFFVERAEALGFRVVD from the coding sequence ATGACTGTTGTGCTGGCAATCCTGGCCTACCTGATCGGCTCGCTGCCCCTGGGGTACTGGGTCATCCGCCGCCTGACCGGGCAGGATCCGCGCCTGGCCTCGGCCTATAACCTGGGCCTCGAGAACACCCTCAAGCTCCTGGGCACCGGCCCGGCACTGCTGGCCTGGGGCCTGGATTTCTTCAAGGGGCTTCTGGCGGTATGGATGGGGGGGCAGTTTGGCTTGTCCTGGGCGGTCGTTTTTGCGCTGCTGGTTTACCTGGGGCACCTCTACCCTCCTCGGTTTCTGGCCGAGGGAGCGCTGTTGCGCGGGCGGGGTGCAGGGGTGCTGGTAGGGGTTGTGTTGGGGCTCTACCTGAGCGGCCTTTCTTACCTGCTAACCCTGGCGGTGCTGCTGGTAGCGGTGGTGGGCCTGTTCTTGAGCCGCTACGCTTCCCTGGCAGCCATGTACATCCCGGCTACGCTGGCGCTGGTGCTCACCTTCGAGCCCGTTTCGGGCTGGGCCAAGCTGGCGGCCTGGGTTTTGCTATTCGTAACCCTGTGGCGCTACAAGGAAAACATCGGGCGAATGCTCGAGGGCACCGAGCCGCGCCTGGGCGAGCCGCTGCCGCTACCTACCGACAAGACGGTGGTCTGCGCCTTTATGATTCATCCGCTCACGGTGGAAGACCTATTTCAGAGCCCCCGCTTCCGCTGGGCCAAACCCCTGGTCGAGCGGGGCCTGATTCGCCAGAGCCTGGTTGAAAACCTGGCCGAGGCCATCCGACCCATGAAGGTGGGCGAGTTGCGCGGGGTGAAAACCACCGATGGCCGCGAGATTCGCTGTCACCTGCTCTCGGCCCCGTTGCTGCCGCAGCAGATTACCAGCAAACCCGAACTCGCCACCCAGCGAGCCATTCAGGGAGCCCGGCTGGCCAAGGAGCTCGGTTGCACGGTGGTGGGGCTGGGCGCTTTCTGGAGTGTGGTCGGCGAGAAAGGAAAAATCGTGCAGGAAGCCGTGCCCGAAATTCAGGTCACCAACGGCGGGGCCTACACCGCCGGTACCGTCAAGGCCGCCATCCCCGGCATTCTGGCCCACTTCGAGCAGACCGGGCGCAAGCTCAAACAGGCCACCGCCGCCGTGGTGGGGGCCAATGGCGTGGTGGCCTTCGGCATTGCCCGGCAGATTGCCCCGCTGGTGGGCAGGCTTATCCTGGTGGGGCGCAACCTGGAGCGCCTGGAAAAGAGTGCTGCAACGCTCAAGCAAAATTTGGAGCGCAAGGGCCAGCCGGTGCCGGAAATACTCACCACCCTGGACATTGCCGCCATCAAAGAAGCGGACTTGATTTTTACCGCCACTTCCGACCCCTCGGCCATCATCTTTCCCGAGCACATCAAGCCCGGCGCCTGGATCTACGATGAGGGGGTACCCCCCGACGTGGACGATTCGGTCAGGCAGGTGCCGGGGGTGCGGGTGATTCCGGGAGGGGTGGTGCGGCCTCCGGGGCCCATGACCGGCAACCTCGACCTGCACTTTGGCGAGGGGGCCGTACCGGCCTGCCTGGCCGAGACCATGATTCTGGCCGCCGAAGGCGCCTACGAGCGCAAGAGCCTGGGCGGAGAGACCAAAAGCGAGAACATTCAGTTCTTCGTCGAGCGGGCCGAGGCGCTGGGGTTCAGGGTGGTGGATTGA
- a CDS encoding cyclase family protein translates to MIDITRRIYPGVPVWPGDTPYRYELTAQIAQGDSVNVGKIITTTHLGTHLDAPWHYVDAGQKLESVPLSVLIGSCRVVDARGQEALSVDFLRSVELAERTLFFTGQPNHWGTFPHTFMHVEPEAAMYLAAQGVRLYGTDCPSVDPLTSKDLPGHKAFAGAGVYILEGLALDGVAVGAYELIALPLRLEGADAAPVRAILR, encoded by the coding sequence ATGATTGACATCACCCGTCGCATCTACCCTGGGGTTCCGGTCTGGCCCGGCGATACCCCCTACCGCTACGAACTGACCGCCCAGATAGCCCAGGGCGACAGCGTGAACGTGGGCAAAATCATCACCACCACCCACCTAGGCACCCACCTGGACGCCCCCTGGCATTACGTGGATGCAGGCCAAAAGCTGGAAAGCGTGCCGCTCTCGGTGCTGATCGGTTCCTGCCGGGTGGTGGACGCCCGGGGGCAAGAAGCCCTGTCGGTGGATTTCCTGCGGAGCGTGGAACTGGCCGAGCGAACCCTGTTTTTCACCGGGCAACCCAACCACTGGGGCACCTTTCCCCATACCTTCATGCACGTAGAGCCTGAGGCCGCTATGTACCTGGCCGCGCAGGGGGTGCGGCTTTACGGCACCGACTGCCCCAGCGTAGACCCCCTGACCTCCAAAGACCTCCCCGGCCACAAAGCCTTTGCGGGGGCGGGGGTGTACATCCTGGAAGGGCTGGCGCTGGACGGTGTGGCTGTAGGAGCCTACGAGTTGATTGCCCTGCCGCTGAGGCTCGAGGGGGCCGATGCCGCACCGGTGCGGGCCATTCTGCGCTAG
- a CDS encoding crotonase/enoyl-CoA hydratase family protein, with product MPVRYETEGPLAIVTIDRPEVRNAVDRATAADLAEAFRRFEADDELAVAILTGTGDNFCAGADLKAVARGEGNVVQEEGDGPMGPTRMRLSKPVIAAVEGYAVAGGLELALWCDLRVAARDAVFGVFCRRWGVPLVDGGTVRLPRLIGESHAMDLILTGRGVSGEEARMMGLVNRLVEPGQALESAKSLALQLAAFPQRCLRSDRQSVREQWDLSLEEALLNETRLGLVVITSGETHRGATQFAEGAGRHGSFQEGGEG from the coding sequence ATGCCGGTTCGCTATGAGACTGAAGGCCCTCTAGCCATCGTAACCATCGACCGACCCGAGGTGCGCAACGCCGTTGACCGGGCCACCGCTGCCGATTTGGCCGAGGCCTTTCGGCGTTTCGAGGCCGATGATGAGCTGGCTGTGGCCATCCTGACCGGCACGGGAGACAACTTTTGCGCCGGGGCCGACCTGAAAGCGGTTGCCCGGGGTGAGGGCAATGTGGTGCAGGAGGAGGGGGATGGGCCGATGGGGCCCACTCGGATGCGGCTCTCCAAACCGGTTATTGCGGCGGTGGAGGGCTACGCAGTGGCCGGTGGGCTCGAGCTGGCCCTCTGGTGCGACCTGCGGGTGGCCGCGCGAGACGCGGTTTTCGGAGTCTTCTGCCGTCGCTGGGGGGTGCCACTGGTAGACGGGGGTACCGTTCGGCTACCCCGGCTCATTGGTGAGAGCCATGCCATGGATTTAATCCTGACCGGGCGCGGGGTAAGCGGCGAGGAAGCGCGGATGATGGGACTGGTCAACCGGTTGGTGGAGCCAGGCCAAGCCCTGGAATCCGCCAAGTCACTAGCCCTGCAGCTTGCGGCTTTCCCCCAGCGCTGCTTGCGGAGCGACCGTCAATCGGTGCGCGAGCAATGGGACTTATCCCTCGAGGAGGCCTTGCTCAACGAAACGCGTCTAGGCCTGGTAGTGATCACCTCAGGGGAAACCCACCGGGGTGCCACCCAGTTTGCCGAGGGAGCTGGACGGCACGGATCCTTTCAGGAAGGCGGTGAGGGCTAA
- the mqnB gene encoding futalosine hydrolase, translated as MLLLLSPTRFEAAFLKGRKFTFHGRAGLRGEGWVWLEGGVGKVNTAATLTAFAARRRLERVLLFGIAGMYPDAGLQIGDAALAEKEIQADLGLKDGGMKGMGFPTLVLASGPYHNRFPLDRAFTAELSQTLNLPTKTFLTRDLVSENPTEARQLSRRWEADLENMEGAAFAQTCLWLGLKGAELRAVSNLAGVRDKTQWRIKQAVESLEHHILRIIEP; from the coding sequence GTGCTCCTGCTCCTGAGCCCTACCCGGTTCGAAGCTGCCTTTCTGAAAGGCCGAAAGTTTACTTTCCACGGACGCGCCGGGCTGCGCGGGGAGGGTTGGGTCTGGCTCGAGGGCGGGGTGGGCAAGGTCAACACCGCCGCCACCCTAACTGCCTTTGCAGCGCGCCGCAGGTTAGAGCGGGTGCTTCTGTTTGGTATTGCCGGCATGTACCCCGATGCAGGTTTGCAAATTGGGGACGCAGCCCTCGCCGAGAAGGAAATCCAGGCCGACCTGGGCCTCAAGGACGGGGGCATGAAGGGCATGGGCTTTCCTACGCTGGTGCTGGCGTCGGGCCCGTATCACAACCGCTTTCCACTGGATCGGGCTTTCACGGCTGAACTGAGCCAAACCCTCAACCTGCCCACCAAAACCTTCCTGACCCGCGACCTGGTCTCGGAAAACCCCACCGAGGCCCGGCAGCTATCGCGCCGATGGGAGGCCGATCTCGAGAACATGGAGGGCGCCGCCTTCGCCCAGACCTGCTTGTGGCTGGGCCTGAAGGGCGCCGAGCTGCGGGCGGTGTCCAACCTGGCCGGGGTGCGCGACAAAACCCAGTGGCGCATCAAACAGGCGGTGGAGAGCCTCGAGCACCACATCCTGCGTATCATTGAGCCATGA